A genomic region of Lysinibacillus sp. 2017 contains the following coding sequences:
- a CDS encoding TrkA family potassium uptake protein gives MKKEFVVIGLGRFGGSIVRELVKQGANVMAIDTDSERVDEYSKIATQAIVADTTEEEVIKSLGLWNFEHVIVAIGENIQSSILTTLILKELGVPQITVKAQNDYHEKVLLKIGADFVVHPERDMGIRIANNMISNSVLDYLELSAEHSIMEIKASENIAGNSLIELDIRAKYGVNIVGITRGDEIMISPAATERIQLGDVLLIIGADVDINRFVKKVIQR, from the coding sequence ATGAAAAAAGAATTTGTAGTCATAGGGTTAGGACGTTTTGGCGGTAGCATTGTCCGTGAATTGGTGAAGCAAGGAGCCAATGTCATGGCAATTGACACCGACAGTGAGCGTGTAGATGAATATTCGAAAATTGCCACACAAGCGATCGTAGCAGATACCACGGAAGAAGAGGTTATCAAATCTTTAGGCTTATGGAATTTTGAACATGTCATTGTGGCCATTGGTGAAAATATACAATCGAGCATTTTAACGACGCTTATTTTAAAAGAACTAGGGGTACCACAAATTACAGTAAAAGCCCAAAACGATTATCATGAAAAAGTATTGCTCAAAATTGGTGCGGATTTTGTAGTACACCCAGAACGTGATATGGGCATTCGAATTGCCAATAACATGATTTCAAATAGTGTTTTGGATTATTTAGAGTTATCCGCAGAGCACTCCATTATGGAAATTAAAGCGAGTGAAAATATTGCAGGAAATTCGTTGATTGAGCTTGATATTCGGGCAAAATATGGTGTTAATATTGTCGGGATTACAAGAGGCGATGAAATAATGATCTCGCCAGCAGCAACAGAGCGTATTCAGCTTGGAGATGTACTACTCATCATTGGTGCGGACGTCGATATTAATCGCTTTGTGAAAAAAGTTATACAACGATAA